atgcatatatatatcttcttactatatgttccattctatgcatcggatgaagcgggctgtagcccacggaagtttatgctctaataaatgtgttagtctctgaggtgccacaaggacgcctgttctttttgcagctacagactaacaccgctgctactctgaaattatcTCAGCGTATCCCAAAGGTTCAAAACCCAGAAGACACATTAAAAAGAAGCTAAAATTAATTAATAACTAAAGTTAATTGGCACGCATGACTTTTTGGTGCCTTGTTTGTGAAGGCTGGGGGTTGCCAGCCCTGGTCCTTAGCCTGTCTCTTCTGGACTAGGAGACGCCAAGGCAGCCCGCACAGGAACTGCAGCAGCATGAGCGCGCCTTGCGAATGCAGCGCACGCCACTCACTACTTCCCTTCGCAGCAGCCGTCTCGTTTCGCCGTAACACAAGATGGCCGCTCCCATCCTAATCCTAATCCAAGATGGCGCCCTGAAACATTCTGTACGGACAGCCTCAGTCGCCCTCCCATATTTTGTCACAAGCGGGAACGTCTAAACTGGGCGATGTACAGGACCCCTAGTCCCACCCCTTGCCGCCCTCAAGACAGCAGGGGCCCCTCCCTCTCGCTCCCTCCACGCCTATAGATCCCGCCCCTTACTGGAAGTTACTGTTACCTCATCGGTCATCACAAGACTCCAATTCCCAGCAAGCCCCACACCTTGAGCTTCTATTGGCCGGGAGAGGCCGGAAGTGGTTGGGCTACGGAAGGTCAGAGATTAGAGGGGACGCCAGTCGCCAGCAGGAGTGGAAGAGAAGCCGGTCCTTGCTGAAGTCTGGTGGGGATGGGGCACCGGCCGTGTCTCTCGCTCTAGGGCTGCTCTCATGGGGCGGGGAGGCCTGAGCTCGGGGCAAGTGGGCGGGAATGCTGACCTGGGGGTGCCtgggactcggggggggggggtgagtgagGGGAATGCTGAcctaggagtgctgggggaggggcgaaGTGGGCGGTATGCTGATCTGGGGGTGTTTGGGGGGATGGCATATGTGGGGGAATGCTGACCTGGGacgcgggggcagggagggagataaGTGTGGGGCTGCTGCACCAATGGGTCTGTGTGAACATATGATCGGGAAGATAGAGAAGAGACTGGGTGAGGGATGCTGTGCTAAGTGGCAGGGGAGAATGGGTGGGGAAGCCTGGCTCGGGTGGAGCCCTATGTGGCGATGCTGTCTAGGGGCTTAGCAGGCATCCAGGAGATGGTGATGCTGTGAGAGAGGAGGGGCAAGTGACAGCTGTGTGTGCAAGGGAGTTGTCACAATGCAGTGATGAGCTAGGGCCCACTCTCTGAACGCTTACTCCCAGGCATAACTTTACCTGTTGGAGTGGTTGTGTAGATTCCAGTGGGAAGCACTCCTGTGAGTAAAGTTGTTCACATGTGTGAGCGTTCACAAGATTGAGTTGAACAAGTGAAAGCCATTTAAATGCTGTGCTGAGTTCAgttccttgtctgtaaaatgagatAACTGTTTACCTCAGAGGTGGGCCATGTGAGGGTAAACTAAAATGTATGAAGTACTTAGAGATCTTGTGATTGTGTGCTGTAAGTACTGAGGGTTATTATTTCTCCCTTATTTTCAAAAACTTAACCCTTCAGGAGATCTCAAGATGGAAGAAACTGGAGAATCCAATCCACCTGAAGAATTGCTCCATGGCTTAAAGCTTTCTGATCAGAAGTCATCAGAGAACACCAGTCCTTTGACAGCTGGTTCCAAAGATGCACATCTTCCAAGAAGCCTGGACCGGGGAGATCTTCATTCCTCTGCCCAAGAGGCTAGAGCAGCAGATGAGTGTTTTCATGACTGTAATGAGTCCTTTGAGGTAAAGGAACCAGGAATAGAACAGGAGAGAGACAACAGTGAGGATCCCATAGGGAAACAGACAGAATTAGATGAAGAATAcctattagaactggaaaaaaatatgcCAGAGGAAGAAAAACAGGTAACTTTTTATTGAGATTACATTCGAATTTTTTAACTTAATATCTGTTTTAAacatattttctctttttgatccttgttttttgtttttgttttttatacatGTAATCCAGTGTGCAAATGAAGCTTATGGAGCTATCTTTAATGCTActaaacttttaaaaagaaactggcaagttaaaattcacttttttttttttttttttgtatcacTAAGAATACCCTAAAGGGATGATGtcaagcccccctcccctccccaaaatcaGATTTCTGTGTACATTTTTTACCTACTTTTGGTATAAGTAACAACTTAGATTATAACAGAGAgactggggggggagaggggggcaatcTCTTCTGGGTCCCCCGTCCCCCCGccattttattttgtgcatttgacagcactgtcATTGTTTTCTCTCTGTTTAGACAGTTAACCCCTGATCAGCGACAGGGTGGAGAAAAGCACCATGCAAAATAAGATAACGTGGTTATAAAACTAAAATCTGGCATAGGGATTCAGAACAGTTTTAGTACCTTCTAGCAGATTTCTTAAAGCAAGTTGTCAGATTTAAAGTTGACTGTATCCCTTCAAATTATTAAAATtaggttgggggtgaggggagtggAACCACTTTGCACTATTTATGCTGCTTGCTTACATGCATTTCATTCATCTTGGATAATGGAAGTAGACTAATCAGTTTCTATTTGGTTCTCATTCCCTAGTACCATACAGCAGTGGTTTGAATTGCTTTTTCTTCTGggaaatttttaatttaaaaaaaaatccagtgaatATGCTTCTATTAATATTAACttgaaaaatctttgtttttaaaagttaaggTTCAACTAACAATATTCACTTCAGTAACGTGATGAGATTTTTGCTAAAAATGATGTTGCTCTAAGAGTTTAAATATTTCTAAAGGATTTAGGAGTCAAGTTATCTAATATACTTTAATAATTTCATGAGCCACTTTTTTTTGCTGTTTGAAAAAATgaagactgaaaaataaaattgctttATGAGCACTCTGATTCTTTGGTTTTGACGTGCTAGGACATATAGCCTTTCTTTCTGTTAGCTTATTATGTAGCCTGGTTACACCATTCCAGAATTGATTAATTCATAAGCCTACTGTAAAATAGTTCAAACGTTCTCAAAGTACTGATTCATGCTTTTCAAATCTGATTAGACTGTCCAGTTAGGGAGCTAATTTTAATAGCGCTTCTCAGCAATGTCTCAGTTTTTCTGTATAGTAATCCACTATTTAAAACTTGGGAAGGGCGTGATTCTGATTCATTTTAACTTGTGTAAAAAGGCTCCTTCAGCAGACTTATTTTTACAACTTTCTAGGTATAAGCAGCATTCTTACAGATCTAAGAAGACACTGTTCTTTGTCCAAAGtatgtttacaatctaaattacaGTTAACATGCTGAATAACAGATCATGGTTAATGTCAGAGTTGCTCAATGAGGAGGCACAACAGATGACAAGGGAAGGGACTACTACTCTTGAGAGAGCATTATTTTACAGGGGAAggagctaacttttttttttttttcatggagagAGATCAATATAAGTGATCAGGTACAAGGGTGAAAATGAATATGTAGGGTTGAACAGAAAACCCAAAGTAAATTTTGAGAAGAGGTTTGAAGGAGGAGAATGAGATTGTTTGGCATGCAAGAAGAGGAAGGTATGGAGTTGTGTGAAACTGCAAGAGAAGGATGTACATTAGTACTATGAATATTGTCTAGATTAGGATGTGGACGCTGTTATACAACAAAGTTGATCTTACACATAAATATTGAAGGGTTTTGTAATCGGGGTGTTtattttttggtgtgtttttgttttttggtttttttggttttttttaagcagcAAGCTGCTTCTTTCTTAGTTGGCACCACAGGTTTTGATCTATGCCTGGCCCTATCTTCTTTTCAGAACTAAATTGAATACTAATGTGCGCCCCCCCAGAaaagtgtgttgggggtgggggaggatggtCTTGCTAAGGTCCTGATTGTATTCTGCTAGGGTCTTGCTGTTTATTACTGTAAATGGAAAATGATGGGGAAAAAATATGTACAGTTGAGGGCAACTGAACACAGAGCTGAGTGAGCAACCAAGTCATTGTTAGTTCATTTTTGGTGACATTTTACTGATTTAATTGAAATATGGCAAAAATATAATAAATCCCcttatttttaatttgccttcaTATTGTACATATGTCATTACATGagatccttggggcagggagacaGCGctggtggatagagcactggaatGAGACTCAGTAGACCCGGattctgttcccacctctgccactggcctgctgggtgactttgcatGAGTCTtttcccctctttgtgcctcagttttccaatttgtaaaatggggataacaatacttgtCTTTTTTGTAAAACACTTCGAGATCTACTGGTAAGAAGTGCAAGATCTAGGCAGTGGTGATAtatttttactagggctgtcgagattaaaaaaattaattgcgataaTCACACTGTTTAGTAATAGAATAccatctatttaaatatttttggatgttttcaaatatattgacttcaattacaaacagaatacaaagtatacagtgctcacttcatatttatttttgattacaagtatttgcactgtatataaaaaaaatagtattttttcaattcaccttatacaagtactgtagtgaaatctctctcatgaaagttgaacttacaaatgtagaattatgtaccaaaaaactgcattcaaaagcaaaacagtgtaaaattttatAGCCTGCAAGTCCgcttagtcctacttctttttcagccagtcgctcagacaaacaagtttgtttacatttgcagaagcgttaatgctgcccacttcttgtttacaatgtcacctgaaagtgctGAGAATGCCAGTTGTCATTGTTGTAGCTGGAGTCGCAAGagatttacgtgccagatgcgctaaagattcatatgtccctttatgcttcaaccaccattccatgctgatgatgggttctgctcaataacaatccaaagaagtgtggaccgacgcatgtttattttcattatctgagtcagatgtcaacagcagaaggttgatttttcttttttggtggttcgggttctgtagtttccgcatcggagtgttgctcttttaagacatctgaaagcatgctccacacctcatctctctcaaattttggaaggcgtttcagattcttaaactttgcaTCGAGTGCAGTTTTTGGATAGCAGTATTACAGAATATGCTATTGCTTTGGTCAAATGGGAGAAAATATTGATCACAGAAGTCCACAATTCAAATTGACTTGCCCTATAGCAGTGGTCACTTCCTTTATTGGAGAACACCTGTGCTGCTATTTCTCCAGGCAGTTGATCTTGGAAAAGGGCTGGATTTtctaatttaggtgcctaactgtcaTTTGTGCCTTAGAAAATCTACCCTTAAGTGTGGCAAGCAAGGCTTGGGGAGAAAGATGATGAAGTAAATGATTTTGTTGATTTAAAATAGGGCACTAAATTCCATGTACATTTTATGGGGGAGGGTTGTTATATTTCACAAAGATGAAGAAATATAAATTGTATTAATACTATTTTGTCAGTGCTAAGTCATTAAACGCAGCCCATAGCAGGTTACTGTCactacttgtttgttttttttcagcaTTCCTAGATGACTTATTTAGtctattttttctgtttttttttttttttttttttttttccacttctcTGGAAAGTACAGTTTCTACCAGCTTGAGACACTCGGCACACAAAAGTAAGAAACTTAGTCTATAACTCTTGTATGCTGATGTGAGGTGGCTACTGtgctcccttttgaaaatctactTTACAGCTCTGAGAGTTTGCTTCATCACCCCTGCATTTCACACTAACTGGCACTCTGATTGTCTCTGTCAACAGAGAAGCAAAGGATTTAATGGGCATGATGGAGACTGAGCTCATCCTCTCATGCTTGGATTGTGAGCAGCACATCCAGGAGATGACCAGGGCTGTGAGAAGATACTTAATATATCTGTTCTGTTAATAAACAGAGGGCACATGCCTCCAGAGTTGTCAGTGTAACAATTCTTATTGCTGATAACTGCAGTAAGTCTTGGGATTGACCTGACTACCATAACTCCTAAGGTGAAACAGATGCTTGGATTCGTGATGTAGCAATGACTTTATAAGACTGCAGGGGGAAGCAGACAGCTGCTAAATACTGATTTACAATCAGGAAATGGAATTTGAGGCTGAGAAATTTATATTTCCTTAACGACATAAGTGACTTTGTTATACACCCTTTGGTGATAGAACCTCATTCAGTGTAAGCAATTGCTACTTAGTGACTTTACCAGAGAGTGTATTTTCACGTTGTACAAATAGCCTCAGAGAGAAAAGAGGGAGAGCACATGCTCTTCTTGTGCCTTTGGCAAAAATGGATCCAAGTATAGTACACTACTAAGGCTAAATCAATCCATCAAATAAAATCTATAAGAAAAAGCCAGAGGAGTTGAGTGGGGGGGAGTGTTGCTGAGTGGGGAGTATTGTAGGCTAGCAGTACAGGTGTCTGTTAACTGTGACAGCTGAATGATGAATGTAGAGATTTAGCTGCTTATGCATTTTTATAAAGCTGATCACTTGCAGAATAAAGAGTAAAGAAGCATAGATTGTTTTCTTTCAACAGCAAATTACCTTACTTTaacttttgatatttttttttttcttgacaaagtAGCTGAGTTCATATGAGACACTCTGATGGTCTTTCTGTTGGGCTTGTACTCTATTGTCAGGAGGCCAAGATGACTTTTTCCCCATTACTCTGGGTTAGTCTTTAATCTTCAGTCTCTCTTGCTGATTGCCAGACCAATTTACCCTAACTATCATAACTACATTTTCAGTTCCAATTTTCATAAACCTCTCTTAATCAGGGTCTTTCTTTGCCCATACTTAACATTAAGGATCACTTGATTAGTTTGTGAGAAGTAACCGCATTTAACTTAATATCTTCAGTaggctttttcttttaaatttcagtCAGTTCATGCATCCAAAAAGCAAATTCCTGACCCTGGTGTATTATTATCCTGGCTCATAATTTCCCTGTTCATAGGCTTTTACATGGTAGAAAATGGACCTTTGGATTTCTCTCCTATAAATAGCACCACATAATGAAGTGTAAGGGAGAACAGTTATACTTGATTCAGTGAACATATTAATAAAGCCTCAGGGAAAACAAGGTGCCACCCCCTTCCTAATAGAGCATTCTGAAAGTCCATTCTGACCCACTTCTGTCACTGATTGAAGAACAGGCAATCTTCCCTGCAGCTACTTAAATCTCACTCTGAAAATAAGGCAGTGGGGTGACATTCTGCAAaatttgtcccaaggacaagtcacttaaaaatttttttaactTATAATGGAAATAAAATTGGTGGGTCACAAAACAGTTCTGATATAATCACAGTGATGACCAGTCACTTTGCAGTTGCTACTCATCTGAGCTAGAAGTACAGTGTAAAAAGCAGGAAGCTTACAGCTTCATGTTTTCCCGTAGGGTTGTCCCCTCCTAACAGTGAGGGTTAGTCAAACACCGCTAGCTTGTTACATACTGGTACCTGAATATTTTGTTCACTGTTGTAAAatctatttgtttttgttttgttctccgCAAGAAGCATGTACGGTAGAGAATATACATTTCTCTCCTGTGCAGCATCCAGACATCAGGAAGTGACCTTGAAAGTGCTGCTGTTCCATTAGCATTCCCCTAAGACTGGGCTCAGCCTTCAAATGTAGCTGTCTAAATAGGCAGCCAACTCCTGAACGTAGAAAAGGCATTTATACACTTATATGCCAACTTACTTTATTTAAGTGcccaaatgttctccttgccttCATGCTGGAGTGCTGCATAAGGCCTTGCCTATAACTGACTTTTCTCCATTATGGACCTTTGAAAGACAATGGAGGTATTTGCTCATAATCCAATGCCTGTAGTATCTCACCATGCATGGGGTTTGTCAATGGTAGAGTAGATCACTggggagaacacttcatccagtgATGAGTGgatgagttgggtttttttggtaccTGAGCTTGTATCCAAAGGTTCAGAACAAGAGAACTTATTTGTGATGTGAAAACTGTGTCCATTCCCCTAAATCTGCTCTGTGAAAACTATTGTGGTTTCTGGATTATCACGGTGGTGTCTGTGGTTGGGAGAACTATTTTCCCAAGGTAAAGCAGACAGTAGAAAGAACCCCTCTCTTTGTATTGAATTTGGGTCTGCTTCTTGGCACAACTGTGAAATGATGCAGCTCTCCACACCGACTACTATATTTAGCTGTTTCCAAGGAGATGTTCTGTGTGATATTGATAATTGCATTAATCCTTGATTTACACAATCTGTATGGAAGGAAACTGCTCCTTTCCCCAGTGTTGGCTTTTTAATCACTCAATGAGCTGTAATTTATAAGCTTTTAAATTTGAATGCTCCATGTGTGCGCGTGCACATGAGTGAGAAATCAATGGTCAAAATGATCACTCGCCACAGAAATAATAAGTttcggagtaacagccgtgttagtctgtattcgcaaaaagaaaaggagtacttgtggcaccttagagactaaccaatttatttgagcataagctttcgtgagctacagttcacttcatcggatgcatactgtggaaagtgtagaagatctttttatacacacaaagcatgaaaaaatacctccccccaccccactctcctgctggcaatagcttatctaaagtgatcactctccttacaatgtgcatgataatcaaggtgggccatttccagcacaaatccagggtttaacaagagcgtctgggggggggaggaaaaaacaaggggaaataggttaccttgcataatgacttaggcttgaatagagactgggagtggctaagttaattgtatccaatttgcaaatgaattccaattcaacagtttctcactggagtctggatttgaagtttttttgttgtaatatcgcaactttcatgtctttaatcgtgtgaccagagagattgaagtgttctccaactggtttatgaatgttataattcttgatataaTAAGGAGCTGCACTTTCTCTTGAATCTCAGGTCCCTTGTACTCCTACCCTAcgatattttgtttttatttccatgAGTTATATTTGTGTGCCAAGTATTCCTTAGTGATCATTTGGTGACGGCTTGGTGACATCTTTCTCTATTTGCAGTGTTAGCTAAAGGCATTCATGCCAACATCACTTATGCCAGCAGTGCTGTTAAGATATTCATGGTTGAAAACACACTCCTGCAATTTTCACTATCTAATGGAACCTTCTCCCAGCCTTTGGGTTTGATGGTTGGTTGTTTAGTCATCTGTGAGCAATGCTAAGAGATCCAGCAAGGAGAAGATGTGTGTCTCTTCCCTTAGTAAGCCCATTTATTTGTGCCAGTGACCCGTTTTTCAGCCTCTAGCTGCTCATAGTGCCTGACATCTACATTATTTTCACTAGAGAAAAAAGAATGTTCTGTTAACCAATCCTTCTGCATAATAAATCTATTCCAAAACAACATCCTCACATTTGAACTAGTCTGTTGTCTCTGCTGCATTGGAAGTGCACTTTTTGCATCCCATCAATATTAGACCCTCCTCATCAGGCTTCACAGCCAGCTGATTATAAACTTCTTGGACAGGATGTCTCAAATAATAACTTGCAGGACTTCACTGTCTAGACATATCTTATGTAGCCAGTTTGAATGGAATGAAATTAAATGGCATTGGAAAGGTTCTATTGTCccaaaagaggaagcaaacagtAAATGCCAAaatgcaaacattaattaaaaaaagtccCTTGTATATATTTTAGTTTATAAATCAGAGCTCTTTATGCCCCTATCCAGTGTGGTGATACACCCAGTatgtataataataaattaaCTGTTTACAGACAACACCTTTGTAGCTGTCAGATTCTCCTGGttacttttcattctgattttctttcataGTAATGCAGAACTGTAGCTGACCTACTTGTTCATTTCAGTTAAATCCTGTGAGACACTGTGAAATTCTCTGATCTGTtgcagaaaagaagaaaggagagcacaacgttaaaggagaaaggaaatgagCAGTTTAAGAAAGGAGGTGggttaatgttcttttaacataataaAGTCTGAAATTAGACACTGTGGCAAACCTTAAGATAGATTATATTTTTCCATCACCCCTgagtctctcttcccctcccacaaaACGATCAGCAACccaaggggaggaggggaatctaATTGACAACAATAAATGCTAGAGAAGTACTTGGTGCAATGCACACCAAAGGAAAGTATCATTAATATACTTATTAGAGTAATGATCCCACAGAAATGGATACTTGCCAACAATTAGATGGTGGTTTGCTTCCAAGACAGCTCACTAGAGAGAGCTTTCTGTACTGGATGATTGAAACTTTGTGACATAATGTGTAATGAAAACTTACTGCTGGAATacacaggaggggggaaaaaccaaCCTGCTGTGTCCtttactttttgaaaatctgacagtGATTAATAACAGGTATCTCCTTCCTTCACTTGCCCCCTTGCTGTATTAAGCTTGGATATGGGTGTATCTTCAAGGCATGATCTAGAGAAGAACTGTTCTTTAAAGAGGTTTAGCATCTCTCATCATGTCAGGATTCCTCTCTAGGCTCTGAGAGGAGGTGCTGATGTCATGTCATGATTTTTCAGATCCGTTATGGGCTGGCTTCAACTAaggaaaaacatttctttttattttgagaCTTTGCTTCACTTTTTTTAACTTCAAAGAAAGTGCAAAGTTTGGAAGTAAGGCATATGAATTAAAATCTGCACAACAGTGGCACAAGTCTAGAGATTGTAGTACTGGGACCAGGTCTTGGCATTTTAACATAGCTAGTATTCTAATAGAGGTGGTGGTTTAAAATGACAAAACTATTGTCATTGGTATGTATGCAAATTCAGCAGGACACTTTTTCTGAGAGCAGCTGACTGAGTCTTGCTTTTGGTGTAAAACTGATGTTGCTTCAGATATTGAGGAATATGTTTCCAGAGAGTTTATGCTATGTGGCTCTCACTAATTCTACTGGCAAATGCAatgaatgttgttgttttttctcttcaATCTTCAGAATATGGGGAAGCAGAAGACTCCTACACAAAAGCTGTACAGGTTTGCCCAGCCTGCTACCAAAAAGACAggtctgttttgttttcaaacagaGCTGCTGCAAGAATGAAACAGGTGAATGTACTTTCAGAGTATTGTGAATATATACAATAGTCAATGAATGAGCTTGAAGGAATTAAGTCATAGATTCCAGGTTttattattcactttctcctttttttttttttttttttttttttttttttttttttgggtccaTCTCAGTAGAAATACTGGTGGAGATTTGGGGCAGGTGGTATGGGCACTTCTATCcatgctgtggttctcaacctgcggcccaggtaacacattgtaaataggttgagaaccactggtatagtatatagaagtacaatatttatattccaattgatttattttatgattctatgctaAAAATAAGAAAGCTAGCCATTTTTTAGTAAGgatatgctgtgacacttttgtatttttatgtctgattttgtaagcaagaagtttttaagtgaggttaaACATggaggtacgcaagacaaatctgATGcctgaaagggtacagtagtctggaaaggttgagagccactgctctatcCCCTGCTTAGTCACTATGGGGTAGCTGTCCAGATATTACCAGAATGCACTGTACACTCTTAAGCAGCATGGTAGGTGTGGAGACACAAACATAGCTGTTGGCAGAAAATCTGTTGTGGGGAACCAAATCAACTGTATAATTTGTAACTAGTCAAGGCAACTATGCCTctatccagtttttaaaaaatcagttaaaagTTTTGGTGTGGGTATGATGGTCTTCATCACAATAAATGTGTGGCCAAAATTGTGTGGCAGAACTGTGGTGAAAAAGAGGGTAATGGAGATGAGTGaggagccagccaggaaaactcCTTAGTGCCTTATCTGGATCCCATTTAGGCCTGTGAGAATTATGCCATTGACCTACCTCAGTGGGAACTGGTGCAGGACGTAACAGTGAGCATTCAGCAATACTTCCATGCTCCACAGGGAAGTTGTGGGTCTAAATTAATTGTCTAAAGCACAGAAAAGCTTGTGTCATAGAAAAGCTTGTACAATTTTCAACACTGTTCCTATTCAGAGCATGTGTATGTTGCTAAATAACCTCTGGCTGCTTAAGAAACAGAATCAAGAATTTAGGAGTAGGAAGCAATTTCTCCTTCTGTTGCTTTTAAATGTATTCTGAATAGAGACacatttttctccctttccccgcACCAGTTATTTACAACACCTGAAGAAAACGTGCATGACTGTCCAACATGCAGGGATCGAATTGGGGATAGAAAACATTGTGCCAGTCTCTAATATTAGAGTACTCTGTCGTATATCTGAAATTAAGTGCCAGAAAGTCAGCTGAGCATTTTTGCTCAAGTAGAATCACCTAGACTACTTTTATACTACCAGACTATTAAAGCAGAGAATAAAATGAGATTCTCTCCAGTAGCTGCTGCAATAGCCTCTCCAACATGAACCCGTTGTCTGAGCATATTTATAAAAGGCAAAATTATCCTCACAATCCAGATGTTAAAAATCCATGTCACTGGAGAACTAATCCAGTAATTGCCAAAGTATACAAGGAGAATAAATGAGTTGGATACAAACAGTTAGTATGATGTCTCcttattagggttgccaactttctaatggcattAAACTGAactcccctgtcccaccccttctctgaagccCCATCCCTGCTCACTGCATGCCCCCTCCATCTGTCGcttgctcttcccccaccctcactcacagaaggttggggtgaaggctctgtctggggtggggccggggatcagaggtttggggtgcaggagggggctttggatagggggttggggttcaggaaggggttcagggtgcgggctcccgGCGGCACTT
Above is a genomic segment from Natator depressus isolate rNatDep1 chromosome 8, rNatDep2.hap1, whole genome shotgun sequence containing:
- the TTC1 gene encoding tetratricopeptide repeat protein 1 isoform X2 — protein: MEETGESNPPEELLHGLKLSDQKSSENTSPLTAGSKDAHLPRSLDRGDLHSSAQEARAADECFHDCNESFEVKEPGIEQERDNSEDPIGKQTELDEEYLLELEKNMPEEEKQKRRKESTTLKEKGNEQFKKGEYGEAEDSYTKAVQVCPACYQKDRSVLFSNRAAARMKQDKTEAALSDCSKAIELDPNYIRALLRRAELYEKTEKLDEALEDYKTVLEKDPSVHHAREACMGRRCFHLSPLKSELHI
- the TTC1 gene encoding tetratricopeptide repeat protein 1 isoform X1, with the protein product MEETGESNPPEELLHGLKLSDQKSSENTSPLTAGSKDAHLPRSLDRGDLHSSAQEARAADECFHDCNESFEVKEPGIEQERDNSEDPIGKQTELDEEYLLELEKNMPEEEKQKRRKESTTLKEKGNEQFKKGEYGEAEDSYTKAVQVCPACYQKDRSVLFSNRAAARMKQDKTEAALSDCSKAIELDPNYIRALLRRAELYEKTEKLDEALEDYKTVLEKDPSVHHAREACMRLPRQIEERNEKLKTEMLGKLKDLGNLVLRPFGLSTENFQVKQDSSTGSYSINFVQNPNNNNR